The Ricinus communis isolate WT05 ecotype wild-type chromosome 8, ASM1957865v1, whole genome shotgun sequence sequence ttatgtaaaagTTGATAGTTtgcatttataaaattaaaacagcACAAGTCgcatttaatttataaaaccaaaaattaataataataacatatcAACATGATGATAATCTGTTTTCTGCTTATTTTGTGTTTCACAGATTCTTGTATAAAGTTACAAAACAAGAAACATTCAGTCCTTTAATGGAGGCGCGAAAGGAAGTGATGGTGTCAATGGCTGCCCTGGCTCGTTAAACACAGGATCAGCTGCTGGTGGAGCATATGAAAATGGTAATGGTTCTTGTGGATTATCAGGAACTTCAGGCACCAAAGGAGGTGGTAGAAAAAGATCAGGAACAGTTGGGGTTGATACGACAGGCGGAGTGAATGTAAATGGTGGCTGTTCTGGTGGTAAGAATGGAAACTGGGGAGGCTGATCATCAGGTGGTGGAGAAAGATTAATGGGAAACAATGGTGGCAAATCTTGAACTGGTGGTGGTGATGATACCACTGGTGGTAGAAATGGTGTCGGTGTAAACTCATCTGCAGGAGGCAAATCTTGTTGTGGTGGTGGATCAAATATGGGAACTAGTGGTGGTGCAGGTGTAAACTCATCTGCTGGTGGCAAATCTTGCTGCGGTGGTGGATAAAAAATGGGGACTAAGGGTGGTGCAGGTGTAAACTGATCACCTGGTGCCGGGTCTGGTTCAGTTGGTGGAAAAAAGATTGGCACGAATGGCGGTGCCGGTATAAACTGATCTGGTGGATCATCTGGTTGTGTTGGTGGAGTGAATATGGGGACTAGTGTTGGTGCTGGAAGGTACCCATCTGGAGGTGATAGCCATGGAATTATTTCAGGTGGTGGTGGTGAAGGAACTAGTGGTGGAGCTGGGAATATTATTGGTGGTGGTATTTCAGGAGTTGATGGAAACAATGGAGGCGGTGGAGATGGAACtaatggtggtggtggtggagatGGAGGTGGTGGAGATGGCGGTGGTGGAGATGGTGGTGGTGGACAAGGAGGTGGTGGTGATGGAACTATTACTGGTGGCGGTGGTGATGGAACTGTAACTGGTGGTGGAGATGTAACTAGAGGTGGCGGTGATGGAATTATAGGAGGTGGAGATGGTTGTACTATTGGTGGTGGTGGAGACGGGACAAGTGGGATTGGAGGAGGTGAAGGCACAATAGGTGGTGGTGAGGGTGGAGGCCTTCGCCGGGGAGGAGGGGAGGGTCTTGGAGTAGGATTAAAAGGATTGTCCGGTGAAGGATAAGTAGGGAAAGGCCATTGGCCGCAAATATCAAATAGATATTGGAAAAATGGATCGCACGTAGATGATCTACTTCGGCTGCCACTCCTGCCTCTGCTTCTGCTTCTGCTTCTGCTTCTGCTCCTGCTTCCGCTTCCGCTACCACTTCTGCTTCTATTTCTGGTTCTGTTTCCACTTCTGCTTCTAACATTGCCTCTGCTTCTTCTGCTTGTTCTATTGCTGCTTCTTcgcttttcttcttcttcttctttaccatTGTTGTCGAAAGCTTTTGTGGCTTCACTTAGAGACTGTGTTATCAAAAGGAGTGACAAAAGAATGACAATTACTATATTCaccttcatttctttttctgttatcCCTTCATATTTGCATCTCTCTTTCTCTGCATGCAAGAAGCCAAGAGACCAGAAGAATATATATACAGCAATTGCTTGGAGAAATGGCGTTAGAGCAACATTAATGTTGGTTGTGGCCTCTTGGTCAAAAATagttctttatgaacttggtcTGATGCCTCTCTGCTGTGTAGCCAGGGACATACCGACATCATTAGTTTCAGTATACACATTTATCCTGCTGAGAGTAGTGTCCTACTTAATTAGAGCTAATTAAGTGGAGTATTAAGAAAAGGAACTCTGTCTCTCAGCATGTTTGATGCTTAATTAGAAGTTAAGCATTGTTTGTCCATTTAATGAAGCAGTAAATATGATAACACTGGTAAGAGATAAAGAGTGGAGTGAGTCCAGCTAATGTTTACGAGTTCCAACATAGAGGGATAGGTACATGCAtgcaagtaaaagaaaatcctTTTGTTAGATGAGAGGTGTGGGAAAAATGGGGCTTCTCGTGCAGTGATCATCAATCTTCAGTAGTGGAGTAGTAAGAGGAGTTGCCTAGTTTTACGTGCCATATATATCCATTTGATAACAGGAAGAAAATTACTACTTAAATGCAATTTCAGGCCATGCTTTCCTATCCTATCTTTGAACTGTGCAAACATTTATGTCTCTCTGTAAGATATTGATTCAGCACAAGTGTCTATATGTGTGTGATTTAAGTAATCAGTCTACCATTCTTGCATGTCTTCTGCTGGCTAGCTTCTTGTTTGACCCACAAGAGGATTGCAGTTTCACGGGGTTAGTTCATGGGCAAAGACATCTTAGTTTATCACTCTCATCCCTGGGCTGGCAGCCAGGTCACAGTGTGGTTTCCACCTACAAGGAAGAGGGACTTCTGTGAATTTGCTTAGCATGGTGTAACTCGCAGAATTTCCAACTTATTCTGTTGGAAAATCTTACAACGAGGGTCAAGGTTTCCTTTCAATTCTTTTGGCAGGGGTCCGAATccaatataatgaaataaagataACTGGACCGAGGCCTTATCTGGGCTAGTAATCTTTTTGGTTACAGCCCCGAAACCAAGTTGATGACAAATTTTCGGGCCTGGATTTTAAGGCAATTTTGttgtgaaaatgagaaaaaagaaaaaaaacagaCAATGGACAATGAATTTATGAAATGATACATCACCAACTTGTACACAATTATTTCATATTCGAGTGACTTTCTTGTGTTTATCAATCATATCTTTGTTGGTTAGCATGTTTCAATCTTCCAACGGTTCAATTGTTTTCTGTAGATTTTCCTATCTTCTGCCTTTGTGCTAATGATGTTCCAAAAATACAAATGTAAATATTACGATTCTCTCCATTggaaaatttaagaaaaattaattcagTATCTGATTGAGttacttataattttaatatcggATTCGAATTggtttatatgtttaatttatatgGAACTATATGTTTCTATTTACTTTATTctacattaattaatattttttagtattttatttagattaaaaataatatataataagtttaattataaagaaaaaataattaaaataaaattagaaattttaatttattattttattatatgcgAAAATAATTTGTTGCTGTTGAAACATGATTGCcaactaaaaattatacaacACCCAATGTCAGTGTTTCTGGCAAGTTGGAATAATTTTTtggtatttctttttaatattaaatatttaatatttatttttaaagcagATTTTAGAAATTGGATGATCTGCTGCCAGGATTTTCCCTTATGGGACTGAAAGGGATGTTTGTCTTTTCtgataagataaaataaaatgcataATTTGGCATTCTTGTATGTGTTTTTTGACACTTTTCTCTATGGATATTGAATccttgccttttctttttctttttttccagtATTAATTCACATCCCCATCAAcccttttctttgtttttggcACTAAGCTAATGGTCAAAGATTCTTGATTAGCTACTTAAGTACCTTAGATTAAGGCACATGAATTCAActcctaaaaaaaataataacttggCTACTTCTTGATATGCTGTCACAACTGTTCAGTGAATGATCctataataatattgtttaaataaaaacatcaGCAGACAAGAAAATTCCTTGGCCACTGAAATCTGTAATGAAGGATTTTCCTTCTATAAAACTCCACTGGCCTAACGTATtgggaaaagcccaaaaaaaACATGCCAACTTTTTTATGgtctattttaattctttttggcAAGGAAACTTATTAGAGCAAACCAATTCAATCTCAACAACccaattattaataatttaaatcactatcatttaattatacaaaaaagaaagaaaaaaacatgCATGGTTTTAAGAAGGAATTCGGTggtaatttgattttttatttttatttttttatacaattaaatataaaagagttGACAAATGCTTGAAAATGACTAATCATGTGATTATCATATCCAAGCCCCTTTTGCTGATTActcatttcttgtttttgttttaaagaatacattttatcattcttttaattacttaGTCTTCattgaatttaataatgagaaatatataaatcttaattatGGATCACGAAAGTAATAAATAGAAGACATTTTTGTATATGGTAAGAGTAAAATCTTGATTGATGTCACATGTTAAAAGAATAGGTTATGTTACTGCCGCATCGCTCATATTATGTATCTTTTTTAAAACAGAATTTTCGTAAGCTATTATCAATGTCCATATTTCTCTATTTcgtctaaaataatttaaatttatattattctactttaaactaaaattttaatcgaatttatttcatttaaaatttggaTCGTCTCGATtgaaatgattttcttttatttaattatttttattaaaatactcgatcattatattatattatatgcaccaaagtaaattaaattacataaatttacaaaaaaaatgtaaataagtattattaaacaacgagtttttaattttatggatAGCATTGGAAATTGgtaaagaataataaagagaTTAAAGCAACCCGAAAGGGCAGGCATTCACATTTGTCTTGCCTAGTCTACAAGTCAGTCCAATGAAATGGTCGGCAAGCTTTATGTCATCTGTTGTTGTTGgagtttatattttctaaaaaagaacAATTTCACAGGCATTTAATCAACATTtcgtaaaagaaaaaactagtCACAGATagatataataaagaaatatacatattatctTAAGCACCAccattttaaaaaacaaacatCTTGCTCACACtgctttatatataaaatctatttcaatgtttcaaaaaataaatttagaattttttagtttaattataaactattgttctcaattatatatttaagaagaatattaatttatttataactcttaaaaaataatttttgaaactcaaaaaataaaagcaatcAAAATAGACTGTGAACCTGTAATTTTAAGATGTTTAGCTTATGGTTTTCAGTTTATTTAGCCCTTAGATTTCCTTTGtcatttgttaatatatttatcaataaggctttcttttgaaataaaaatgaagaaatatgGTTTTTTAGAAGGATTATAGATACTCTATTAATAACGACTGtcatagtaaaaataaaaaataattttaaaaaaatacaaatattatattaataagaattaaaatgtatattttaataaaaaaaataagtatcaaatataaataaatatatgtaaaaaaatttactcacaatattcattaattatgtCGGAACAGTAAATTGCAAATCACTCTAGCACTAAGCTACATATCTATTTTATAGATGTCTTTTGATGAACCGATTGTTTAAATTTCGGATTGAATCtcaattttttgaaaaattttcaaatatatcttaagattaataaaaaaatatcgtTTTTGCcgtgtaatttttttaaatatgacgtagttattttttgattgtttttcaatttttttaattatttcatcaaaaaacaacaacaaaaaaaactaaaaaacaaccaatattgtattaaaaaaataaaaaattatatttttgatattttcaaatagtaaaaataaaaaaagcttACACTCTActcttgataaaaaaaatagatatttttaatatttttttaccaCTCTCGTAGAGGGAAAACTCAATACCATTAATAACGGATAactataaaattgatataGAAAGAGAATATAATGTGCTTAATGACAATGTTGCAAAACAATTTTAGTGAGGATGAAAGAATAGCTGGATTGAAACTTGGAAGGggaaattttctttcttttttgttttcgtTTGAATTGAAGAGAAAATAAGAGGAAAAGATTGCTacaatattatctttataataaaattataatcacactttttataattaaaaattatattaaaaggataaatctaaaatttgaaTCAATTTCCATCCTTtctctatttaattttgaaagaaggCTCATccatattgttatttttttgtgGCTCAAATATGTTATTGATCTCACTCTTTTACATTCTTTTTAGGAAAAATCAACTATAATCTcattagaataataaaatacagaAAATATAGCCACAAAGGGCCAATACCAATCCACCTAATTGACTCACCATTAGGGATTGCCAAAGGAGCAGCTTCATGGGCTGCAAAATTATCAGTtctaaatctt is a genomic window containing:
- the LOC8280309 gene encoding extensin, producing the protein MKVNIVIVILLSLLLITQSLSEATKAFDNNGKEEEEEKRRSSNRTSRRSRGNVRSRSGSGSGSRSRSRSRSRSRGRSGSRSRSSTCDPFFQYLFDICGQWPFPTYPSPDNPFNPTPRPSPPPRRRPPPSPPPIVPSPPPIPLVPSPPPPIVQPSPPPIIPSPPPLVTSPPPVTVPSPPPPVIVPSPPPPCPPPPSPPPPSPPPPSPPPPPLVPSPPPPLFPSTPEIPPPIIFPAPPLVPSPPPPEIIPWLSPPDGYLPAPTLVPIFTPPTQPDDPPDQFIPAPPFVPIFFPPTEPDPAPGDQFTPAPPLVPIFYPPPQQDLPPADEFTPAPPLVPIFDPPPQQDLPPADEFTPTPFLPPVVSSPPPVQDLPPLFPINLSPPPDDQPPQFPFLPPEQPPFTFTPPVVSTPTVPDLFLPPPLVPEVPDNPQEPLPFSYAPPAADPVFNEPGQPLTPSLPFAPPLKD